From the genome of Haloferax mediterranei ATCC 33500, one region includes:
- a CDS encoding DUF7289 family protein: protein MTDDRAVSETMGFALIFGVVMLAIVLVSMTVYPAIADIEDHQRVSNVERGMESLADNVDDLVRNDAPSRSTRLRLTEGQFALGEPITVTVNGTDAGGDSFSETQTVRPLVYRSGEGTELVYVNGAVVRDDGDGVVMASEPRLLVSNRSVVLPIVNLQQGSGPSGVEGTMRVVTVRKDARVVVAENTPHDVDISITSPRAEAWRRTFEARDGVTCGPISGDTLTCSVNTERVYVTATDIDVAYR, encoded by the coding sequence GTGACTGACGACAGAGCGGTGTCCGAAACGATGGGATTCGCCTTGATTTTCGGCGTGGTCATGCTGGCAATCGTCCTCGTCTCCATGACGGTGTATCCAGCCATCGCGGACATCGAGGACCACCAGCGCGTCTCGAACGTCGAGCGCGGAATGGAGTCGCTAGCCGACAACGTCGACGACCTCGTCCGGAACGACGCCCCAAGTAGGTCGACGCGTCTCCGCCTCACCGAGGGTCAATTCGCTCTCGGTGAGCCGATAACTGTCACAGTGAACGGGACAGATGCCGGTGGAGACTCGTTCTCGGAGACGCAAACCGTCAGGCCCCTCGTCTATCGGTCCGGCGAGGGGACGGAACTCGTCTACGTCAACGGTGCGGTCGTCCGCGACGACGGCGATGGTGTCGTGATGGCTAGCGAACCACGACTGCTTGTCTCGAACCGAAGCGTCGTCCTTCCCATCGTCAACCTCCAGCAGGGAAGCGGCCCGAGCGGCGTCGAGGGGACGATGAGAGTCGTGACGGTTCGAAAAGACGCTCGCGTCGTGGTCGCCGAGAACACACCCCACGACGTGGATATCTCGATTACGTCGCCCCGCGCAGAAGCGTGGCGACGGACCTTCGAGGCGCGCGACGGCGTCACGTGCGGTCCCATCTCGGGGGACACGTTGACCTGTTCTGTGAACACGGAACGAGTGTACGTGACGGCCACGGACATCGACGTGGCGTACAGATGA
- a CDS encoding DUF7288 family protein, with the protein MTDRAQTFTLESVAAALLLLGSVVFVTQAAGITPLTASTASQQVPEQQHGVAVGVLDAAFANGSLRSTLLYWDESDGAFHRTEDERYYVAGGPPTAFGELLNETFGDRAVTFNVDIVYTNASGEQERVPMVRQGTPSDDAVRATRTVTLYDDDALLDASGNSTNTTLESVPEESFYAPDAAPDSPVYNVVRVEVVVWSV; encoded by the coding sequence ATGACGGACCGCGCACAGACATTCACACTGGAATCGGTCGCAGCGGCGTTGCTCCTCCTCGGGAGCGTCGTCTTCGTCACGCAGGCGGCCGGAATCACCCCGCTTACGGCGAGTACTGCGAGTCAACAGGTTCCCGAACAGCAACACGGCGTCGCCGTGGGAGTACTCGACGCCGCGTTCGCCAACGGCTCTCTCCGGTCGACGCTTCTGTACTGGGACGAGTCAGACGGGGCGTTCCACAGGACGGAAGACGAGCGGTACTACGTCGCCGGCGGCCCGCCGACGGCGTTCGGAGAGCTACTGAACGAGACGTTCGGGGACCGCGCCGTCACGTTCAACGTAGACATCGTCTACACTAACGCGAGCGGAGAACAAGAGCGAGTACCGATGGTCCGACAGGGGACACCGAGTGACGACGCCGTTCGGGCGACGCGAACGGTCACGCTGTACGACGACGACGCGTTGCTCGACGCATCCGGTAACTCGACGAATACGACGCTCGAATCGGTGCCGGAGGAGTCCTTCTACGCGCCGGACGCCGCCCCTGATAGTCCCGTCTACAACGTTGTCCGCGTGGAGGTGGTCGTATGGTCCGTCTGA
- a CDS encoding type II/IV secretion system ATPase subunit, whose translation MSDASKGHARWTDGREDTPVTVGEYTWADLMREHGYDAARAYRDVEKNGSSNGGLFGLGSRKRKGTPSSPDWDAVEFDPGEWLGFHPDSFPDRIETAAGRAKALYRRFERWLGDAPVVKDRYTWEHFKREYYYSEDGSLPREGGEVVPFRPEEYLGFDPDDIGDRLHDAADATRDLRAVVDKRTVNVNPEFDEDEFFSTGEGHTTLANRYDLEKSVPMDKKGHFFEIERYWVDKPYAFVILFHSLRENEKKYYLVSPYQNEIERSLMEFLSKKLRTAIKYSDDDVIVRGSEEERRSVLERETHRLLNRYDLYAGEVSGLTNPLRRINGLLSLLNGEDETPGDAMQGQLDGISARPEPVVLAEDPDTLTEYQVQKLLYLLNRDFLGYERIDGIKHDINVEDISCDGYNSPIFVYHTDYEQLITNIEHGEKELDDFVVKLAQRSGKGISQRRPQVDATLPDGSRAQLTLGKAVSDHGTNYTIRQFKDVPFTPVDLINWKTFSLEQMAFLWLCIENHRSLIFAGGTASGKTTSLNAVSLFIPNNTKIVSIEDTREVELPQRNWVASVTRPAFGTSDRGDIDEFDLLEAALRQRPDYIVMGEVRGEEGRTLFQVMSTGHTTLTTFHADNVSEVLKRFTTDPINVSKTLFTSLDLVSVQTQTRIQGRKIRRNKTLTEINHYDPENDEINVQDVYQWDAEDDEFRPMGKSNTLRKIQFDRGWDKETLERKLFEREVVLAYLVVNGFNEYTQVAATLQGFLNDPDTILTLIANDRLEDHLGELRKMESVVIDVDPEKEELVPRPDPGSETYQRAKAILERADEELFSEYRGHASKSLATVLSDIAETENIVAEPGQRERLQDMFYGATLLQSDDVAPDDAESPVSEASNGEVRAVGDGGTTDTGGETQPDEPTDDERSGDESTNQEP comes from the coding sequence GTGAGCGACGCGAGCAAGGGCCATGCCCGATGGACCGACGGCCGAGAGGACACGCCGGTGACAGTCGGCGAATACACCTGGGCAGACCTCATGCGCGAACACGGATACGACGCCGCTCGTGCATACCGCGACGTCGAAAAGAACGGGTCGTCGAACGGTGGATTGTTCGGACTCGGTTCCCGAAAACGGAAGGGAACCCCGTCGTCGCCCGACTGGGATGCGGTCGAGTTCGACCCGGGTGAGTGGCTTGGGTTTCACCCAGACAGTTTCCCCGACCGAATCGAGACGGCCGCAGGGCGTGCAAAGGCGCTTTACCGCCGATTCGAGCGATGGCTCGGAGACGCGCCGGTCGTCAAAGACAGGTACACGTGGGAGCACTTCAAGAGGGAGTACTACTACTCCGAAGACGGCTCTCTCCCGCGCGAAGGGGGAGAGGTGGTGCCGTTCCGTCCCGAGGAGTATCTCGGATTCGACCCGGACGATATCGGTGACCGTCTCCACGACGCGGCAGACGCCACTCGGGACTTGCGAGCAGTCGTCGACAAGCGGACGGTCAACGTCAACCCCGAATTCGACGAGGACGAGTTCTTCTCGACCGGCGAGGGGCACACGACCCTCGCCAATCGCTACGACCTCGAGAAATCGGTTCCGATGGACAAGAAGGGCCACTTCTTCGAAATCGAACGCTACTGGGTCGACAAGCCCTACGCCTTCGTCATTCTCTTCCATTCTCTGCGAGAGAACGAGAAGAAATACTACCTGGTGTCGCCGTACCAAAACGAGATAGAGCGGTCGCTGATGGAGTTCCTCTCGAAGAAACTCCGCACCGCCATCAAGTACTCCGACGACGACGTCATCGTCCGCGGGTCCGAGGAAGAACGACGGAGCGTCCTCGAACGCGAAACGCACCGACTCCTGAACCGCTATGACCTGTACGCAGGTGAGGTGTCCGGGCTGACGAACCCGCTCAGGCGTATCAATGGGTTGCTGAGTCTCCTCAACGGAGAGGATGAAACGCCGGGCGACGCCATGCAGGGCCAGCTCGACGGAATTTCGGCACGACCGGAACCTGTCGTTCTCGCGGAGGACCCCGATACCCTAACCGAATACCAGGTCCAGAAACTCCTGTACCTGCTCAATCGGGACTTCCTCGGGTACGAGCGAATCGACGGCATCAAACACGACATCAACGTCGAAGACATCTCCTGTGACGGGTACAACTCGCCCATCTTCGTCTACCATACGGACTACGAACAGCTCATCACGAACATCGAACACGGCGAGAAGGAGCTCGACGACTTCGTCGTCAAACTCGCCCAGCGGTCCGGCAAAGGCATCAGCCAACGACGGCCACAGGTGGACGCGACGCTCCCCGACGGGTCGCGTGCGCAACTCACACTCGGAAAGGCCGTCTCCGACCACGGGACGAACTACACCATTCGACAGTTCAAGGACGTCCCCTTCACGCCGGTCGACCTCATCAACTGGAAGACGTTCTCGCTGGAGCAGATGGCGTTCCTGTGGCTCTGCATCGAGAACCACCGCTCGCTCATCTTCGCAGGCGGCACGGCATCGGGGAAGACAACCTCGCTCAACGCCGTCTCGCTTTTCATCCCCAACAACACGAAAATCGTGTCCATCGAGGACACTCGTGAAGTTGAACTCCCCCAACGAAACTGGGTTGCCTCCGTCACTCGTCCCGCGTTCGGGACCAGCGACAGAGGTGACATCGACGAGTTCGACTTGCTGGAGGCGGCGCTTCGACAGCGCCCAGACTACATCGTTATGGGGGAGGTCCGCGGTGAAGAAGGTCGGACACTCTTCCAGGTGATGAGTACCGGGCACACGACGCTGACGACGTTCCACGCCGACAACGTCAGCGAGGTGCTGAAGCGGTTCACCACCGACCCAATCAACGTCTCGAAGACGCTGTTCACGTCGCTCGACCTCGTCTCGGTGCAGACCCAGACACGCATCCAGGGTCGGAAGATTCGGCGGAACAAGACGCTCACCGAAATCAACCACTACGACCCCGAGAACGACGAAATCAACGTTCAGGACGTCTATCAGTGGGACGCCGAGGACGACGAGTTCCGGCCGATGGGGAAGTCGAACACGCTTCGAAAGATACAGTTCGACCGTGGCTGGGACAAAGAGACGCTCGAACGGAAACTCTTCGAGCGAGAGGTCGTCCTCGCGTACCTCGTCGTGAACGGTTTCAACGAGTACACGCAGGTCGCCGCGACGCTACAGGGGTTCCTCAACGACCCAGACACCATCCTGACGCTGATTGCGAACGACCGCCTCGAAGACCACCTCGGGGAACTCCGGAAGATGGAGAGCGTCGTCATCGACGTCGACCCGGAGAAGGAGGAACTCGTCCCCCGACCCGACCCCGGTAGCGAGACGTACCAACGAGCGAAGGCCATCCTCGAACGGGCCGACGAAGAACTGTTCTCCGAGTATCGTGGCCATGCCTCGAAATCGCTCGCGACGGTCCTCTCGGATATCGCCGAGACGGAGAACATCGTCGCTGAACCCGGACAACGAGAGCGCCTTCAGGACATGTTCTACGGCGCGACGCTGCTGCAGTCGGACGACGTAGCGCCTGACGACGCGGAGTCGCCCGTGTCCGAAGCGAGTAACGGCGAGGTCCGGGCGGTCGGTGACGGCGGAACGACCGACACAGGCGGCGAGACACAACCAGACGAACCGACAGACGACGAACGAAGCGGAGACGAATCAACGAACCAAGAACCATGA
- a CDS encoding type IV pilin, producing the protein MRAVVRVRPLAVYQQERTMKLLELFQTDERAVSPVLGVALLIAMTVILAGVVGFVALGVNAGSSDAPQASLEFKENDTSNIDMYHQGGDNIETSNVVVKVNGTDATYTGWSSDKFTTGDVAQDVAAANADTRITISWEDPSSDRVVQLAEYTVE; encoded by the coding sequence ATGCGAGCTGTCGTCCGCGTCCGGCCACTCGCGGTGTACCAACAGGAACGAACAATGAAACTACTCGAACTGTTCCAAACGGACGAACGGGCGGTATCACCCGTCCTCGGTGTCGCACTACTAATCGCAATGACAGTCATCCTCGCTGGCGTCGTCGGCTTCGTCGCCCTCGGCGTGAACGCCGGAAGCTCGGATGCACCACAAGCCAGTCTCGAATTCAAAGAGAATGACACGTCGAACATCGACATGTATCATCAGGGCGGAGACAATATCGAGACCAGTAATGTTGTGGTGAAAGTTAACGGCACGGATGCTACTTACACCGGATGGTCGTCGGACAAGTTCACGACCGGTGACGTGGCACAGGACGTTGCCGCTGCGAACGCTGATACTCGAATCACCATCTCCTGGGAAGACCCGAGCAGCGACCGAGTCGTCCAACTCGCCGAGTACACGGTCGAATAA
- a CDS encoding DUF7261 family protein, whose amino-acid sequence MVRLNPMVRDTASGRDRAQLLLVGAFAIAVLVLSLALVLNGAAQTETLATESTDVHDGRDAVRFEHSVRRGVGGTVESVNRRNNTSYADLKDALKTAVNDWDAVAARGSAGEGVSTSVNYRSMERGSRIEQTTTRDFSDATGTENWTLASSVTQTRDYRMNVSRTSLSSDCSSGCFEIVADDGSDTWRASFTEDGSEIEMTVVAPSGTDTCRVAADSAVVNLSAGTMDDGACSFPGFADGLSGPYSISYENGSLGEGTYEQEVDTSVTNDTRYAAGGPTVSPSIYSTNVSVTYETPQLMYNTTALRVVPGESDD is encoded by the coding sequence ATGGTCCGTCTGAATCCGATGGTTCGAGACACCGCTAGCGGCCGTGACCGCGCTCAACTCCTCCTCGTGGGGGCGTTCGCAATCGCGGTGCTCGTCCTGTCGCTGGCGCTGGTTCTGAACGGGGCAGCGCAGACCGAGACCCTCGCGACGGAAAGCACCGACGTCCACGACGGACGGGACGCCGTCCGGTTCGAACACAGCGTTCGCCGCGGTGTCGGCGGCACTGTCGAGTCAGTCAACCGCCGTAACAACACCTCCTACGCCGACCTCAAAGACGCCCTCAAAACCGCCGTGAACGACTGGGACGCGGTGGCCGCTCGCGGAAGCGCAGGAGAAGGAGTCAGCACGTCGGTCAACTACAGGAGTATGGAGCGGGGTTCCCGAATCGAACAGACGACGACTCGGGATTTCTCTGACGCGACCGGGACCGAAAACTGGACACTCGCATCGTCGGTCACACAGACGCGAGATTACCGGATGAACGTCTCGCGAACGAGCCTGTCGTCGGACTGTTCGAGCGGGTGCTTCGAAATCGTCGCGGACGACGGGAGTGACACGTGGCGAGCGTCGTTCACGGAGGACGGCTCGGAAATCGAGATGACCGTCGTCGCACCGAGCGGCACGGACACCTGCCGCGTGGCAGCCGATTCAGCCGTCGTCAACCTCTCCGCGGGAACGATGGACGACGGGGCGTGTTCGTTCCCCGGGTTCGCTGACGGGCTCTCCGGTCCGTACAGTATCTCCTACGAAAACGGGAGTCTGGGCGAAGGCACGTACGAACAGGAAGTCGATACGAGCGTCACGAACGACACGCGGTACGCCGCCGGAGGGCCGACCGTCTCGCCGAGTATCTACTCGACGAACGTGTCGGTAACATACGAGACGCCACAGCTGATGTACAACACGACAGCGCTTCGAGTCGTTCCGGGTGAGAGCGATGACTGA
- a CDS encoding RAD55 family ATPase, with amino-acid sequence MTALETGIELLDRELNGGIPAGSITAVLAPPASQSELLLYELASARPTLYLTTIRTADDVRDVMATLGLGGDNVDVVPMENTAPDEYLLELVAELPSSSTLIVDPTEPFEQLPPTQYWDFLNELRDGLDDANSIGFFHCLDGQHVPPRRDVTEYVADTVFKLSTERRGDSVENTLMVPKFRGGHALEDIIKLTLTTSVDVDVSRNIV; translated from the coding sequence ATGACCGCGCTCGAAACTGGCATCGAACTCCTCGACAGGGAGTTGAACGGTGGAATCCCCGCTGGAAGCATCACTGCCGTGTTGGCACCGCCGGCTAGCCAGTCCGAACTGCTACTGTACGAACTCGCGTCAGCCCGCCCGACGCTGTATCTCACCACCATCCGTACTGCCGATGACGTCCGAGATGTCATGGCGACGTTGGGGCTGGGGGGCGACAATGTCGATGTCGTTCCGATGGAAAACACTGCGCCGGACGAATATCTCCTCGAACTGGTCGCAGAACTCCCCAGTTCCTCGACGCTCATCGTCGACCCCACAGAGCCGTTCGAGCAACTCCCACCAACCCAATACTGGGACTTCTTGAACGAACTTCGCGACGGTCTCGACGACGCGAACTCCATCGGTTTCTTCCACTGCCTGGACGGTCAGCACGTCCCGCCCCGGCGTGACGTCACCGAGTACGTCGCCGACACGGTGTTCAAGCTCTCGACCGAACGACGCGGGGATAGCGTCGAGAACACACTCATGGTCCCGAAATTCCGCGGTGGACACGCGCTTGAAGACATCATTAAACTCACTCTAACGACCAGCGTGGACGTCGACGTCAGCCGAAATATCGTCTGA
- a CDS encoding DUF7266 family protein yields the protein MTDRATTIALNYVMLLGVVSILVSTLVFGVGGLVTDQQERGVRSQLDVVGNRLANDLTTVDGLASQTGSSVSLRSDLPDRAVGSRYTITVSPIGGDLYQLTLQSSDPDVVVRVRFQSQTPIESGTVRGGPVDIEYDSGTSEGVVLRD from the coding sequence ATGACTGACCGCGCCACCACCATCGCGCTGAACTACGTGATGCTGCTCGGTGTCGTATCGATTCTCGTGTCGACACTGGTGTTCGGCGTCGGTGGCCTCGTAACCGACCAACAAGAACGCGGCGTCCGCTCGCAACTCGACGTCGTCGGCAACCGACTCGCAAACGACCTGACTACCGTCGATGGACTCGCAAGCCAGACAGGCAGTTCGGTCAGCCTTCGGAGTGACCTCCCGGATCGGGCGGTCGGGAGTCGATACACGATTACCGTCTCACCCATCGGTGGTGACCTGTACCAACTCACGCTTCAGAGTTCCGACCCGGATGTCGTGGTGAGAGTCAGGTTCCAGTCGCAAACGCCGATAGAATCAGGTACCGTCCGCGGTGGTCCTGTCGACATCGAGTACGATTCGGGGACATCCGAGGGGGTGGTCCTCCGTGACTGA
- a CDS encoding type II secretion system F family protein, whose translation MSLGFAEGGYAGRRLEVIGDIFYPLYRRLFSEDSGFAADVQRKLGEARMPYNVEMYLSVALAVGTASGFALWFAGLTLGYILFVSQAIAVGPLLGVPVPNETVLAIIEAARVPLLVFGTGLVFGLVGFGIGFGTAIVLPYLRASSRRREINMLLPDAVSFMYALSIGGMNQLEIFEAIAEADDTYGEVAQEFKTILLETEYFDTDYRSAIRQQAFETPSDELSQFLTDMLSVIDSGGDMTRFLDDKKTLHFRTAKQEQETTLETLELFAEVFVTLSLFPLLLIIVLIVLSMLGQGQELVLFVTVYVLIPLFGGIFVVIMSTVMHDDPGDGVLEMSKDDRTVEDESSRGLFNRGLVEQFTGRYSIFDRIKRREGSFDTLNILKRPDLFFRDNPTYTLALTVPAAVVLVTVAVATGAVPTTWDGLVANPVWGTFVYMYLPMFVVGIPVVVFYEWNIRSRYGILDNLSEALRKLSSANDTGLTLLDSIRTVADTSSGRFAEELEVIYVKSSYGMNISESLVVFNNKYQLPALARTIKLITKAQEASSQISSVLTTAAQAAENRDDIERERRSQTRMQVVIVLMTYLTLLGVMAILKVRFIDVLAQLSSQQGTTSASESFTATVDANLLSLLFFHAVTLQAVVTGLVSGYMRDARVLSGAKYIVGLLTISLLVWVVVG comes from the coding sequence ATGAGCCTTGGTTTCGCAGAAGGCGGCTACGCCGGTCGAAGATTGGAGGTGATCGGAGACATCTTCTATCCTCTCTATCGGCGACTATTCAGTGAAGACAGCGGATTCGCCGCCGACGTACAGCGAAAGCTGGGCGAGGCGCGGATGCCGTACAACGTGGAGATGTACCTCTCGGTTGCGCTTGCGGTCGGAACAGCGTCGGGGTTCGCTCTCTGGTTCGCCGGGTTAACCCTCGGGTACATCCTGTTCGTCAGTCAAGCGATTGCCGTCGGGCCGTTACTCGGAGTCCCCGTCCCGAATGAGACCGTCCTCGCCATTATCGAGGCCGCCCGCGTTCCGCTTTTGGTATTCGGGACCGGATTGGTGTTCGGTCTCGTGGGATTCGGTATCGGCTTCGGAACTGCTATCGTGCTGCCGTATCTGCGGGCCAGCAGCCGTCGCCGCGAGATAAACATGCTTCTCCCGGATGCGGTGTCGTTCATGTACGCACTCTCCATCGGGGGGATGAACCAACTTGAGATATTCGAGGCGATAGCGGAAGCGGACGACACGTACGGCGAGGTGGCCCAAGAGTTCAAGACGATTCTGCTGGAGACGGAGTATTTCGACACTGACTATCGTTCCGCGATACGCCAGCAGGCGTTCGAGACACCGAGCGACGAGCTGAGTCAGTTTCTGACCGATATGCTCTCGGTCATCGACAGCGGCGGCGACATGACGCGCTTCCTCGACGACAAGAAGACGCTACACTTCCGGACTGCCAAACAGGAACAGGAGACCACGCTCGAAACACTTGAGCTATTCGCGGAGGTGTTCGTCACCCTCTCGCTTTTCCCCTTGCTCCTCATCATCGTCCTCATCGTCCTGAGCATGCTCGGACAGGGCCAGGAGTTGGTCCTCTTCGTCACTGTGTACGTGCTTATCCCACTCTTCGGTGGGATTTTCGTCGTCATTATGTCGACCGTCATGCATGACGACCCCGGCGACGGTGTACTGGAGATGAGCAAGGACGACCGTACCGTTGAAGATGAGTCCAGTCGCGGCTTATTCAACCGTGGCCTCGTCGAGCAGTTCACCGGACGATATAGCATCTTCGACCGAATCAAGCGCCGAGAGGGGAGCTTCGACACGCTCAACATCCTCAAGCGTCCAGACCTGTTCTTCCGGGACAACCCGACGTACACGCTCGCGCTCACGGTTCCGGCCGCGGTAGTGCTGGTGACTGTGGCCGTCGCGACGGGCGCGGTGCCAACGACGTGGGACGGTCTCGTCGCCAACCCGGTCTGGGGAACGTTCGTCTACATGTATCTCCCGATGTTCGTAGTCGGCATCCCCGTCGTCGTCTTCTACGAGTGGAACATCCGCTCGCGATACGGCATCCTCGACAACCTCTCGGAGGCCCTCCGGAAGCTTTCGAGTGCGAACGACACGGGACTCACGCTACTGGACTCGATTCGGACAGTCGCGGATACCTCCTCGGGTCGGTTCGCGGAGGAACTCGAAGTCATCTACGTGAAAAGCAGCTACGGGATGAACATCTCTGAATCGCTCGTCGTGTTCAACAACAAGTACCAGCTTCCGGCGCTGGCGCGCACCATCAAGCTCATTACCAAAGCGCAGGAGGCGTCCAGCCAGATCTCGTCGGTGTTGACGACGGCGGCACAAGCCGCAGAGAACCGAGACGACATCGAACGGGAACGGCGCTCTCAAACGCGCATGCAGGTAGTCATCGTCCTGATGACGTACCTGACGCTTCTCGGCGTCATGGCTATCCTGAAGGTTCGCTTTATCGATGTCCTCGCCCAACTGTCGTCCCAGCAAGGGACGACGAGTGCGAGCGAGTCGTTCACGGCGACCGTCGACGCGAATCTACTGTCGCTTCTGTTCTTCCACGCAGTGACGTTGCAGGCGGTCGTCACAGGCCTCGTCAGCGGCTACATGCGTGATGCGCGAGTCCTCTCGGGCGCGAAGTACATCGTTGGACTGCTCACTATCTCCCTTCTCGTCTGGGTGGTGGTCGGATGA
- a CDS encoding DUF7287 family protein: MSLRGRFRGSGENRGQTNIDFVLGIVVFLFAFSFVIAAMPQLLAPYDDQETPLVAERVSSTLADSLLVAEGDPGFLSVECTGAFFVGTGGSGCPFSTSDPLSDQVGVDQTYQVNATLQWNVSGDADTEVLCYNGGDVGACGSDPLTVGPAVPQEQRSVAVERRTVMVDDQPAILEVRVW; the protein is encoded by the coding sequence ATGAGCTTGCGTGGCCGCTTCAGGGGGTCAGGTGAGAACCGCGGACAGACGAACATCGACTTCGTTCTCGGTATCGTCGTCTTCCTCTTTGCGTTCTCCTTCGTCATCGCCGCGATGCCGCAACTGCTCGCGCCATACGATGACCAGGAGACACCACTCGTGGCCGAACGAGTCTCGTCGACGCTCGCGGACTCGCTTCTCGTCGCGGAGGGTGACCCAGGATTCCTCAGCGTGGAATGTACCGGCGCGTTCTTCGTCGGCACCGGTGGGAGCGGCTGTCCGTTCTCGACGAGCGACCCACTTTCCGACCAAGTCGGTGTCGACCAGACGTACCAAGTGAACGCCACTCTCCAGTGGAACGTCTCTGGTGACGCCGATACGGAGGTACTCTGCTACAACGGCGGCGACGTCGGTGCCTGCGGTAGTGACCCACTCACCGTCGGACCGGCGGTTCCACAGGAGCAGCGCTCGGTTGCGGTCGAACGCCGAACCGTCATGGTCGACGACCAGCCGGCGATTCTCGAAGTGAGGGTGTGGTAA